The Toxorhynchites rutilus septentrionalis strain SRP chromosome 3, ASM2978413v1, whole genome shotgun sequence genome includes a region encoding these proteins:
- the LOC129773628 gene encoding uncharacterized protein LOC129773628, translating into MRNFDPDEHGHEIPLRLERLEKLMESFETVQSEYEEFDADEYFTLENAEIRAKVEEKYFQVKAGLLVKHSTQQLPVASTSTQAIPAQLPFPNPLSNVKLPTITLPEFDGDFNGWLTFHDTFLSMIHSSTEISSVQKFHYVRAALKGEAANLIHSITITAANYSVAWDTLIKRYSNKSLLRKKHIRALLKYPKIPNGSLEALHRIFDDFQRHTKVLQQLGEPVEQFSSILIELLVDKLDDASHSAWEESIASDENPTYEKMVEFLQKRTRVLETIMVNRPSPSQSKTGNHNSGIQKQNASRVSSNAMAESVNKEYPLCPACEKQRHSLMDCLLFNEMNIQDRLRVVNDKKLCSNCFRSDHFARTCRSKFVCKQCTKRHHTMIHPGYIEVQLHPEPKSETTPKTENEPLPGPSRVVSAIATTETLAADNNAHVAQL; encoded by the coding sequence ATGCGGAATTTTGATCCTGATGAACATGGCCACGAAATTCCACTACGACTGGAGCGTCTTGAGAAGTTGATGGAGTCTTTCGAAACAGTACAATCAGAGTACGAAGAGTTCGATGCTGATGAATACTTTAcactggaaaatgccgaaataaGAGCCAAGgtcgaagaaaaatattttcaagtgaAAGCTGGTTTGCTAGTGAAGCACTCCACCCAACAATTGCCTGTGGCATCAACCTCTACTCAAGCTATCCCCGCGCAACTACCATTTCCCAACCCACTGTCGAACGTTAAACTGCCGACGATCACGCTGCCTGAGTTCGATGGTGATTTTAATGGATGGCTGACCTTCCACGACACCTTCCTTTCCATGATTCACTCGTCAACGGAGATATCAAGTGTGCAGAAATTTCACTATGTTCGCGCTGCTCTAAAGGGAGAAGCTGCGAATCTCATTCATTCTATCACCATCACCGCTGCGAACTACTCTGTTGCGTGGGACACGCTTATCAAGCGTTATTCCAATAAGAGTCTACTACGAAAAAAGCACATACGGGCGCTCCTGAAGTACCCAAAGATCCCGAATGGTTCTTTGGAGGCGCTCCACCgcatttttgatgattttcaaCGGCACACCAAGGTACTGCAGCAGTTAGGAGAACCTGTCGAACAATTTAGTTCCATTCTGATAGAGCTGCTGGTAGACAAATTAGATGACGCCTCCCACAGCGCATGGGAGGAATCAATCGCATCAGATGAAAATCCGACCTACGAAAAAATGGTTGAGTTCCTGCAGAAAAGGACTCGAGTGCTGGAGACGATTATGGTCAACCGCCCAAGCCCATCCCAATCCAAAACCGGAAACCACAATTCTGGAATCCAAAAGCAGAATGCCTCCCGTGTCAGCTCCAACGCTATGGCTGAAAGTGTTAACAAGGAATATCCGTTATGTCCCGCCTGTGAAAAACAAAGGCATTCGCTGATGGACTGCCTCTTATTCAACGAAATGAATATTCAAGATCGTTTGAGGGTCGTAAACGACAAAAAGCTATGTAGCAATTGCTTCCGTAGCGACCATTTTGCTCGTACTTGTCGCTCAAAGTTTGTGTGCAAGCAATGCACCAAGCGACACCACACGATGATACACCCCGGTTACATCGAAGTTCAATTGCATCCGGAACCTAAATCAGAGACAACCCCGAAAACAGAAAACGAGCCCCTACCTGGTCCCTCTCGCGTGGTATCTGCTATTGCCACCACCGAGACTTTGGCTGCCGACAATAATGCTCACGTAGCGCAGCTGTAG